TCAAGATTATCCTAAAATTTTCCAAGGAACATTCGTATCTTTTTTAAAAAATCTtgaaccataataattattattaatgctATCAATTCTATTTTGCAGGTATAAAGACAGCATACGTGTTCTGGGTACTCCTTTCAGCTGCAACAATTGTCCTAACAATAATCTAGGTGTATTATTATGCCTGCACTTTGCTGTGAACCAAAATTTGAATGTATGCTATTAAGAGACTATAATACTTTTAGTGTAGAAAAATTATTGTACTATAGCTGTTAATAAATTCACTGATGTTTTTTATACAGGAACTAAATTTCTGTgattctaataattatagctgtcgAACACATAGAATCTTGGACATCGCTAgattaaaaaaattatgtaaATTTTGTTTTTGTACTCATCAACTTCTACGGGaattaatgcgcatgcgcacaacaACACGGTATATACATACGTAACGTtagcgtgtatatttcgagggtggTATTACTAtagcggttttcgctgatcaagcatgtaccATGAGCATTTATACccaatatcacatgcatgcatgcatgtagcctcgattccaggccgattgcAGAAAAAGGCTATTattccgtgaaaattaaatccgctaAAATTtctaccctcgaaatatactctCTATACGTTACAGTGCATCCAAGAATAACAAgaataccacaaatgtgtgacaATGTCCGGATTATGTGGTGTATATTTTGCATTTAAAGGTAATATGGAAGGCCTTCAAAAGTTTTACTGGAGTTGAGAATAGAGTCAGGCAACAAGGAGGGATAGTAAGTTTGGGTGGATTTCACAGGCATGCCGAGCTAGTTGTGGACATGAGATGTTAGAGGGGATTTCTTGATCACATAAATAATATAGAGAGCACTTGAAACATGAGCTCGGACGACAGAGCTCATGCACTCATTGAAGGCATCATTTGAATGCTTTATCTAAGGCAACATCCTATAGCCAATGAatgtcatgataattattacggATGCAATTagtgcagctgcatgcatgaatgggGCTGCAATCataggcctgtgccaaatattcaaatttgttcacctattattcaaattattTATTTGCACTTGAACAGCCTATTATATATTCAACTTcatcagcctattattcaaattgatgacacctattattcaaattattcaacacacacagcagcgaaataaaacacctataaattatgtagcacTAAAAAATGGGATTACGTCATTATTTTCTAATTTCAGCAGCGAAATAACAAACTTTAGCACAAAAAATGTGGTTTCAACATTGACAATCATAAAAATTAGATTTACTGCACGTAAAATGTGGGTGTGTTCTGAGCTACTGCACATGTGCAACTCAATGAACTATTTTCAcagtgcctattattcaagttgtaaaaaaggctgcctattattcaaaaaattattccggaatatttggcacaggcctagcTCAGCCTGTAgataggggttggtagattatgctcgagatatttcctattatgctattcttttatgctcaagtaaacagcctattattcatttcaaatcgcctattattcccacatcattcctccaaagcacaacatagatCCCATGTCgttgcacaagtaacatcaaactataaataattgcCGAGACTCTatctataaaaattattaacACTATAATAGAATTGCAAGGTCAGGAGATAATTAACCACCAGTATAATATACTTCCAAAATGtcgtactgacctgtatttctGTGAAatctgcctattattctcgtaattgttataaatgtgcctattatgccagcataattctcaccaaaaaAATTTACCTATTAtactcaaaattatgctagcataatctaccaacccctagctGCAGATGTCGTACGGTTATAGAGGTTAAAGGATAAGATAATTATTaagatcatcataattattctttttaCTTCTTTTTGACAATGACAATAGTAATTTCAGGGTCTGAGAGACAATGATATAGCTAGGACACACGTGTCCAGCATAGATTCAAACATTCTACACTAGACTACAATGTACCTGTTAGATAATGAATGTTCCGATtttttactgttttattaatcaccacaaacccaccacttCAATTTTCAAAATATTTGGATATGTtgcattcacctacacaatgcaTGGTATCAGCAGATTTTCATAATTACATCTAAAAATGTACTCATAAATTATTCTATATAGCGAGTGATGAGAAAAACCTATCCAGCTAGGCCTGAGCTAATTATTTGGTATATTTTTATAATAGGCAGCatctgaaaataattatggaaaatTTCAAATCCAAGACACTTTTGCACATGAGCGAAGTGGACACACACATCATCTAAAAAAGATTTTGAAAGTCCTTAAACTGTAAAGCATCAAATCTATACTGGAGTTGCACCCACCTATAGCCCGGGAGCTGTAGGAAGAAAGAGATCTAGAGGACAAACTTATACTGTTTATACTGCAGTTTTATATCGTTCATATTCCAACTGATCATTAATTTGTCAAACAATGCTTGAATAATAGGTGAGAGCTTCTAATTGAATAACAGGGGATGAAAGTGAAAATAAAAGacttgaataattataattataggcaaaatTGATTGAATAATTAGCTCAGGCTTAGCTCCGGCTGATTATAGAGAAATTTGTTCAATTTCCTGATGAGGGTAATAGTGGGCGACATTAGGCCAGTGGAGAGTGAATGTAACAAATGCTTTTGAATAGAACTTTGGTACACCATAAAATACGACAGTCAATTTCATGCTGAATACGTTTCCTGTTGGGAAAATGGAGATATCTTCTGTTTTGGTGAGTCCAACCCTAAACAGGAGTCTTTAGCGAACAGatttgactgcatgcattttGTTGTTAAACAGCTTCTGCAGAAGGTGCAGTGGTGTGGAGATCATcgcacccataattataatggcccTATCTGCATGGAGTCATTTGATCCATTACAATCAGATTATAGtcttatatattatagtcGAGTCTTAGATATTATAGTGTTGGTAAAAGGACAGAGCCCTATTAACACCCCAAAGATGTCGAACGACCGTTTACTCTGACAGATGTAGAGTATATAATTACACTAGTACTAGTGTTTCAACAAGCCCTAGAATTTTTTATTTATGCGCATGCGAAACTGTTAAAGCAGAATGGGCAACTCAACTGAGTCAACTCAATGTTTTTGACGGGGGCAAACTTTTCTACACAAGAAAAGCTTTCCCAGTCAAAAACatgagttataattatagcaaagcTTCTTGTATGGCAAAAATTATATCAGCTCAGGAAATGCCTTGCAGGgcactatacacatgcatttaTATATTTCCTTGTAGGTTTTGGTATGCCCAAAAATAAAGGAACTATACAAAGCCAGTGGAAACTCAAAAGAACCATGATTCCTAACGAGTCTTACGGAGAGTCAAAGAAGCAATGTTCATGACCAGATGAGGAAATGAGATTGAAAGCTAACTTGTCGTATGGTGAAGTGAGAAGTAGTGGAGCTACAAAAGTGAACATGGAAGCGAATCATTCGTATGGTTTGGTAATTAAGAGAAACCATTGACTTGGATAAGAGAGTGGAGTATGATTACGTTGACAATGAACTAGCTGTTCGGATATTGCAAATAGAGTCTCATAATTAAACTTTTTTACACGTATCAGCACATGCAGTATCACAAACTCTCCAAGTTAACAGTAAAAATATCTCACGCTTTGTCAGTTTTGATTACgatacacatgtatacattaatGATTTGCTAATAGTAACAACGCTAGATTCACTGAATGCAAATCTCATACACAAAGTTATAGTCACACTTCTCTTTTAATGGTTTAATTCAGTAAACAATAAGTCAATCTTCTTCAATGCCAGCTCTTGAATTGGTCGCAGACACACTTTGAAATTCCAGCATCATTATTATTCACAGAAGAAATAAAAATAAAGAAAAAGCAAAATTATGCTCCCTGTTATTTTTATGAAGCCTTGAAATACCCAAAAGTATGATGTGACCGGTTAGCGTCCAGCAGATTTTCTAGTTCGAGATCCCAATTGAGCCTGTGCATGTAGATATACCCGAGGGAAGAGGTGATTTAGaaatttacatgcatgcatgcatggtagttCCCTAAGCCTACAGTGGAttaatgatataattatacagctagaGAGGTTTGCAGTTTTTCTAGGATTACCTTTAATTACAGTTGAGTGATCTGAGCTTAATACGCATAGAATGCGCTGCAAAATTGCCTTATATATTTCTCCTACAGCTATACACACAAAAAAACCCAGCTGCAACAGAgatatatacagctatatacTAAACGATGTTTAACGGTAATGCAGAATGTCGGCCATTTACCTCAATTGTCAGACAGACATCGGACAATCATATAGacgccatgcatgcagtataattatatcgctCTAGCTGGTAGCAGAAAAGTGACCcttcatcaataattattgagtcaAGGTAAATGGCCGACATTCCAGATTATTGGTCAAACCTCTTTCTGCagctaggccctgataaattatgctcggaataattttagcgtAATAGGTGTTTAAAGGGCAACTAtctccatttttggtaaagatcattacattaagttttgcataacgaggTTAATTCTCTGGCAAAAAATGGCTAAAGGGGATCAATTCAAGTATATGGGGTGCCATGgtatcaaaattaatacaaattGCACGTACATCAGAatacataatatatatattaaATGCAGATGGTGCATATGATATGCAGATGTCCCAATCATAATGATACGTAAATGcagtatttattataatttattatgagACTGCTGCATTAATATATCAGGTACTAACATATATACAAGTGTATGTGCTGCATTTGTATATGCAACCACTTCATTTGCTATATGCATTTTTACAGATGCACCATCTgcatttatataattattgtgtcagtTCTTGTGTCTATGACTccactccatgcatgcatgtcttaaTTTTGTTATTTCACATTTTTGGGGAATTATCAGATTTTACGAGAATAATCGGATTTTtgttatgagaataataggcacatttttcataGATAAAATGGCATAATATTTATCAGGGCCCAGCTGCAATGTGAGCAACTGAGGGCTGAATATTGATAAGCTTTATACTCAGACTAACTAGCagacaattataatattttttaCTTTTACGCAGGGAATGgcaaaagagtgggaaatgatggGGTGTGACATTTCTCTTGCCTGAAGTTGCATGTCCATGATGTATTTGACCTTTCTTTCGCAAAACTTTGACGTATGACGGGGGTGAGGGTATATGGTGCATTTAGGTGTCTGAAACCAACAAATAATGCAATGGTAAGGTAATACAacagtatactgtatatcTAGAGAATTCTATTCTAAGGGGTTATTTTATGTGGCGTATTCTTATTCTAAAACTTGTACCAACATGCATGATCGGAACTATAATACCTATAATAATGATGAAACGCAATACACTCAAATGTTACAGTTTGCTACATTGCAGTTCTTTAGGGAATGTCTTGTGATGAACTCGTTATACTAGGGGTCCACGTATATATAGTCGTACTCGTGCAGTGGTTCACATCCCCCTATCTGACCAACAACACTTGTTAGCTGACCATATGACTGATTAGACTTCAACTCAATCTGCTCTTGCTCAATTGTATTTAGTTCAGGATGCTCGTTCTTTGGTGTCACTTTGATCTCGCTGTACTGATGACGGATTTTGCTGCCTGGAGACAAACATAGTGAACAAGCAGCCACATTGCTCCTGGCAGTTGAACACCtcttgtctgtgtgtctgtaagACTCGTTAGCTTTCAACTCAACTTCTGTCATATCCGAGACATTGCCTTTGATTTTCGCTAAACCAACCTCATCGTACAAAACAGTGTTGGAATGCTGACCTGACTTTCTTTGTTTGGGAATTGTAGAGGGTGGACATTTCCTACTAGGTGTTGTCATTAGCTGGCTGCCGTTCGATAGCTTCTTATGCATTGGAACCATTTCCTCAACGCCATCAGGATGCATATCTTCCAAATGCTGGCATTCTTGAGAATTGGGTGGCTTTTGAATAGCAAATGCAAATGTATAATTCTTAAAACAATTTATCACCTCAGATGACTCTTGAGCGTCATATTGAACTGTTTTTGAATTGATATCAAGCTTGTTTTTGGTTCCTATACAAAATAAGAAAGTTTGAAAAAGGAAATCTTGATTTGTTCACTCTTAAAATTACCTTTAGTGCGCTGTTTATATACTTTGTATATTATGAATACCCAATAGAGGAGAAGGATTCCTATCCCAACGCATGAAAGTACTAACATTGCATCAAGCAAACTGTTGGGAACTTGTTGGTTTGTGAAACACACATCTGTAATGAAATAAACAATGCCACAGAAAGTATCGCAAATAAGAGTTAAATCTTCAAACCATTTGAAATAATCGCAAAGGTTGTCAACAGAGTGCTACATCCAATAAACAGCATGAAGAGGATCAGTGTTATCGAGATTTGAATGCATTTGTTAGTAACGATGAACACATTCAATCGGGATATTGTATGAAcacctgtgcatgcatgaagtgGGTGGCCTTAGCTTCATGTAGTGACGATAATATACTCACCGTTAGCATTCCAAGCTATTAACAGGCACAGTATCATTGTAGTGTGCACAATAAAGCATCCTAAGAATGATGATACAATAATAAGGATAGCGCCCTCTCTTACACCCAGCTGGAACAACTCTGTAGGTGAGAATTCTCAATAGTAATCCAAGTTTAGTGTATATgagttcattataattatacgactCTTGCTCACAAAAGCAGTTGTTACTTTATATTCACATACCTCCTGATTCTGTAATCATGTACTCTATTCGTTCCACAATCAACAAGGTATCATTCATCAACACAGAGAACTCAAAGTAGTACATGGTATCAAGAGTAGTAAGTGAAAGTGAGACAGGAGTTGTGATAGGATTTGATAGATTTCCATAATCC
This is a stretch of genomic DNA from Halichondria panicea chromosome 1, odHalPani1.1, whole genome shotgun sequence. It encodes these proteins:
- the LOC135343511 gene encoding uncharacterized protein LOC135343511 translates to MRGDVSEHQMCTIRYTTDPDYGNLSNPITTPVSLSLTTLDTMYYFEFSVLMNDTLLIVERIEYMITESGELFQLGVREGAILIIVSSFLGCFIVHTTMILCLLIAWNANGVHTISRLNVFIVTNKCIQISITLILFMLFIGCSTLLTTFAIISNDVCFTNQQVPNSLLDAMLVLSCVGIGILLLYWVFIIYKVYKQRTKGTKNKLDINSKTVQYDAQESSEVINCFKNYTFAFAIQKPPNSQECQHLEDMHPDGVEEMVPMHKKLSNGSQLMTTPSRKCPPSTIPKQRKSGQHSNTVLYDEVGLAKIKGNVSDMTEVELKANESYRHTDKRCSTARSNVAACSLCLSPGSKIRHQYSEIKVTPKNEHPELNTIEQEQIELKSNQSYGQLTSVVGQIGGCEPLHEYDYIYVDP